The sequence CAACCCCGAGCAACTGTTCGCCGCGGGCTACTCCGCTTGCTTCATTGGTGCGCTCAAGTTCGTCGCAGGCCAGCAGAAGCAGCAGCTTCCCGCCGATACATCGATCACCGGCCAGGTCGGCATCGGCCAGATTCCCGGCGGGTTTGGCCTCGAAGTCCAACTGAACGTCAGCCTGCCTGGCCTTGATCAAGCAGTCGCAGAGCAGCTGACCGAGGCCGCGCACCAGGTATGCCCCTATTCCAACGCCACACGCGGAAACATCGATGTGCGCTTGAAGGTCAGCGTCTGATTGTCGGCATGAACAAAAAAACCCGAGCCGCCTGTGGCGACTCGGGCTCTTCATTGCAGCATCCGTTCAGAACTGCAGGTCGGACAACCGCCAGACCTCGAAGGCGGGCGTCTCGTATGGATGGGTACGTTTGAGGGCTTTGACGCTGTCATGAATCAGCTCGTCAGCCACCACCAACTCGACCTTCCACTCAG comes from Stutzerimonas stutzeri and encodes:
- a CDS encoding organic hydroperoxide resistance protein, with amino-acid sequence MQTITALYTATATATGGRDGRAVSSDGMLDVKLSTPRELGGQGGDGSNPEQLFAAGYSACFIGALKFVAGQQKQQLPADTSITGQVGIGQIPGGFGLEVQLNVSLPGLDQAVAEQLTEAAHQVCPYSNATRGNIDVRLKVSV